A stretch of DNA from Arcobacter sp. LA11:
AGAAACTTTTTCTAGATTTTTTGCTGTAATATTTGACATTAATAAAATAAGAATAATTAACAGTTTAGATAAATTCATTCAGCAAGTATATCTTAAGTTTTATAAAATTATTTAAGTTTTTTAATATAAAATTAAAAAACTTAACATCGCTTATTTAATGGTATTTCTATAGGTTATTCTAAATAATTTATAAAGTTATTAGAGATAAAAAATACAATTTAATTGTAATATTGCTATAATAACTTTTTTAAAATTTAAAGGTGTTTTTATGAGTGTTATATTTGAAGCTAGAATAAAAAATAGAGGAGAAGGTCCTCACGATTGGTTTATTGAATTGACAGATACTGTAGATAATAGAGTAGAAGTTTGTAATAATTTAGAAGAGTTTTCTGAGAAGATTGAAAAATTAGGTGCAGACTATGGGGGACAAATCGATGAAGTTAAGTGGTTTCAAGATGAAACTATTACTTCAGAACAATATTCGGAAATTAATGCAGGAATGAGGAAGTTTGAAGAGGAATTAAATAATGATTCTAATGATAGATAATTATGACTCCTTTACTTATAATATTGTTCAATATTGTTTAGAATTAGGAGCTGATTTAAAAGTTATTAGAAATGATGAATTAACTGTAGAAGAAATTGAAAAGTTAAATCCTGAGAAGATTATAATTTCTCCTGGTCCAGCAACTCCTGATGATGCAGGAATTTGTTTAGATGTTATTAAACATTTTGCAGATAAAAAACCAATATTTGGTATCTGTTTAGGTCATCAAAGTATCGCGCAGGTATTTGGGGGTGAAGTAATTCGTGCAAAAAATATGATGCATGGAAAAACTTCAAAAATTAAAATTACGAATGATACAACTCTATTTAATGAATTGCCAAAAGAGTTTACTCAAACAAGATATCATTCTTTAACGGTTAAAAAGGAGAACTTACCAAGTTGTATTGTTCCCACTTCAGTAAGTATGGATGATAATGAGATAATGTCTTTAGAAATAAAAGATAAAGATATTTACGGTGTTCAATTTCATCCTGAATCTATCATGAGTGAGCATGGGTTTAAAATTATTGATAATTTTTTAAAGTTATGAAACTAACAGATAATATATATAAATATTTATTTCCTAGTATACTATTTATAGTATTATCTATTTTACTATACACAGCAAATAATCTTAGTATTTCTTATAAAGAAGCACT
This window harbors:
- a CDS encoding aminodeoxychorismate/anthranilate synthase component II — protein: MILMIDNYDSFTYNIVQYCLELGADLKVIRNDELTVEEIEKLNPEKIIISPGPATPDDAGICLDVIKHFADKKPIFGICLGHQSIAQVFGGEVIRAKNMMHGKTSKIKITNDTTLFNELPKEFTQTRYHSLTVKKENLPSCIVPTSVSMDDNEIMSLEIKDKDIYGVQFHPESIMSEHGFKIIDNFLKL